The following proteins are co-located in the Leishmania panamensis strain MHOM/PA/94/PSC-1 chromosome 26 sequence genome:
- a CDS encoding CAAX prenyl protease 2, putative (TriTrypDB/GeneDB-style sysID: LpmP.26.2660) yields MDLLLCAGASAAFISTFYVWPRERRFISSSINSLGGASLDPTVYVDRNSDEAIRRRTISLGFSCVVSGVYLAFGTASSFTLERQSSWLRPVIRSLFSTLLLFAGPIAEMCYLRTFEAPDRALQLWRNYVICPMGEELFYRGVLFSLLHRRSSAVRIGVSAVLFALSHIHHLVSLASDAYRRCEDNETDRKDLDGRERACWRSAGRTICGVFVFTTLFGLLGGYYYEHVCEGSIIAIAAAHALCNIIGPPELTVLRGSQFTAFEKAASATLYVAGVVGWAWTLLLH; encoded by the coding sequence TACGTGTGGCCTCGTGAGCGCCGCTTTATCTCTTCGAGCATAAACTCGCTTGGCGGTGCTTCCCTCGACCCCACCGTCTATGTCGACCGCAACAGCGATGAAGCGATTCGCAGACGCACCATCTCGTTGGGCTTTTCCTGTGTTGTGAGCGGCGTCTACCTTGCATTTGGTACGGCTTCGTCGTTCACCCTGGAGCGGCAGAGTTCTTGGCTGCGGCCGGTCATTCGTTCTTTGTTCTCGACACTGTTGCTGTTTGCGGGGCCAATTGCCGAGATGTGTTATCTCAGGACCTTCGAGGCGCCAGACCGTGCATTGCAGCTCTGGCGAAACTACGTGATTTGCCCGATGGGAGAAGAGCTCTTTTACCGCGgcgttctcttctcgcttctgCACCGCCGTTCCTCCGCGGTTCGCATTGGAGTCTCTGCCGTCCTTTTTGCGCTTTCCCACATACACCATCTGGTGTCCCTGGCAAGCGACGCGTACAGAAGATGCGAGGACAACGAGACCGATAGGAAAGATCTCGACGGCAGAGAGCGTGCGTGCTGGCGTTCAGCTGGGCGCACCATCTGCGGCGTGTTCGTCTTCACCACCCTTTTTGGTCTCCTGGGCGGGTACTATTATGAGCATGTCTGTGAGGGTAGCATTATCGCCATCGCTGCAGCCCACGCCCTGTGCAACATCATTGGCCCTCCCGAGCTAACAGTGCTGCGGGGCAGCCAGTTCACTGCATTTGAAAAGGCGGCTAGCGCAACCCTCTACGTCGCTGGTGTCGTAGGGTGGGCTTGGACGCTATTGCTCCACTGA